A single window of Selenomonas sputigena DNA harbors:
- a CDS encoding LTA synthase family protein — translation MQNASFLRLPSWQAFSSVAAKGLKVFLFYLAVLSFCRAFFIFWMHDYMAAATGSADIAIALWRGMRLSFQTAGVLALFSLVPAALARLLHAPLENLAWRVMSALSLTVLSILYAASFPYYRQYHTGFHQLIFNTVNEDVYALFISLVQEFYLPVRLAGALLLAFLLYRALCLLLACDFSALAERLLPWRSLRRALFLLILALVALLSAFGGSLRWQDAVNWENAGVTNDAFLNEAILDNFQALYRAYVLNSRFLACNGLDFTVEEIERLAALHAGRPADTRDLDVYLTREAEGAQIEKPRHIFLIISESYANWPLLEKYASLHIADPTKELLNAADTVYCDTFLPNGSSTVSAVTGVVTGFADANLYLTTMPESFAAPYPTAIAPTFARLGYHTDFWYAGPATWERIEPFCRAQGFEQFYSRGDFSSDEGSVWGVDDEVLYREVLSRIDPEQPGLHVLLNVSNHSPYTVDLAAKGFPAEDVRTALPKEAQGDDALLKELGHYWYATQELAAFLRAAKEKFPEALFVIVGDHADRYNIEKTPSLYERYAIPFILTGHGVRKDLLNPEAAGSQIDIAPTLIELIAPRGFRYEAVGRSLTRGNRQGVNYGFWITHSAIGRTDTVPLVAEPIKDRPAALDEEAMQDYINAVRALSWWRPKYGPMLDEAKLEGRE, via the coding sequence ATGCAAAACGCATCTTTTTTGCGCCTGCCTTCTTGGCAGGCGTTCTCTTCCGTTGCCGCAAAAGGACTCAAGGTGTTTCTTTTCTACCTTGCAGTCCTTTCTTTCTGCCGCGCCTTCTTCATCTTCTGGATGCACGACTACATGGCCGCGGCGACGGGCAGCGCGGACATCGCCATCGCACTCTGGCGCGGCATGCGCCTGAGCTTTCAGACAGCGGGGGTGCTTGCGCTCTTTTCCCTCGTGCCCGCCGCGCTCGCACGTCTTCTTCATGCACCGCTTGAAAATCTCGCATGGCGCGTGATGAGCGCCCTTTCCCTCACGGTGCTCTCCATCCTCTACGCCGCGAGCTTTCCCTACTACCGCCAATATCACACGGGCTTTCATCAACTCATCTTCAATACGGTGAACGAGGACGTCTATGCGCTCTTTATCTCGCTCGTGCAGGAATTCTACCTGCCCGTGCGGCTCGCGGGCGCACTCCTGCTCGCCTTCCTTCTCTATCGTGCGCTGTGCCTTCTGCTCGCGTGCGATTTTTCCGCTCTCGCCGAGCGACTGCTTCCCTGGCGGTCTCTTCGCCGCGCTCTCTTCCTCCTGATTCTCGCACTCGTCGCCCTGTTGAGCGCCTTCGGCGGCAGCCTGCGCTGGCAGGACGCCGTCAACTGGGAGAATGCCGGCGTCACGAACGACGCCTTCCTGAACGAAGCCATCCTCGACAATTTCCAGGCGCTCTATCGCGCCTATGTGCTGAACAGCCGCTTCCTCGCGTGCAACGGTCTCGACTTCACCGTCGAGGAGATCGAGCGCCTCGCCGCGCTCCACGCAGGCCGTCCTGCCGATACGCGCGACCTCGACGTCTACCTCACGCGTGAAGCCGAAGGCGCACAGATCGAAAAGCCGCGCCACATCTTCCTCATCATCTCCGAAAGCTACGCCAACTGGCCGCTCTTGGAAAAGTATGCGAGCCTGCACATCGCCGACCCCACGAAAGAACTGCTGAACGCAGCTGATACCGTTTACTGTGATACCTTTCTACCGAACGGTTCGAGCACGGTGTCCGCCGTCACGGGCGTTGTCACGGGATTCGCCGACGCCAACCTCTACCTCACGACGATGCCCGAATCTTTCGCTGCGCCCTATCCGACCGCCATCGCGCCCACATTCGCCCGCCTTGGCTACCACACGGATTTCTGGTATGCAGGCCCTGCGACATGGGAGCGCATCGAGCCGTTCTGCCGCGCGCAGGGATTCGAGCAATTCTACAGCCGCGGCGACTTCTCCTCCGACGAGGGAAGTGTCTGGGGCGTCGACGATGAAGTTCTCTACCGGGAAGTTCTCTCGCGCATCGATCCCGAACAGCCCGGGCTTCATGTGCTCCTCAACGTCTCGAACCATTCTCCGTACACGGTCGATCTCGCCGCCAAGGGTTTTCCCGCAGAAGATGTGCGCACCGCGCTCCCCAAGGAGGCGCAGGGAGATGACGCCCTCCTCAAAGAACTCGGCCACTACTGGTACGCGACGCAGGAGCTCGCCGCCTTCCTCCGCGCGGCGAAGGAAAAATTCCCCGAAGCTCTCTTCGTCATCGTCGGCGACCATGCCGACCGTTACAACATCGAGAAGACGCCGTCGCTCTACGAGCGCTACGCCATCCCCTTCATCCTCACGGGGCACGGCGTACGAAAGGATCTGCTCAACCCGGAAGCTGCGGGCAGTCAGATCGACATCGCGCCGACACTCATCGAGCTGATTGCGCCTCGGGGCTTTCGCTACGAAGCCGTAGGAAGAAGCCTCACGCGCGGCAACCGGCAGGGCGTCAACTACGGCTTTTGGATCACGCACAGCGCCATCGGCAGGACAGATACCGTTCCGCTCGTCGCCGAACCGATCAAAGACCGCCCGGCCGCTCTCGACGAAGAGGCTATGCAAGACTATATCAACGCCGTACGCGCCCTTTCATGGTGGCGGCCGAAGTATGGCCCCATGCTCGACGAGGCGAAGCTTGAAGGTCGTGAATGA
- a CDS encoding radical SAM protein, whose amino-acid sequence MMAAEREREGAADTQKSRAAKSRTAKIIEKTLAALAACHLCPRGCGANRLHDAHGFCGAGRYARVGLVSLHAWEEPCLAGEKGAGTVFFSGCNMRCAFCQNYEISRENFGITVTEDRLADIFLEQEERGATTLDLVTPTHFAPQIAAALHLAKAQGLSIPVVYNSSAYETVDTIKSLAGLVDIFLPDLKYMAEEAALRYSTAPDYFKTASAAIRCMREIAGRPIFDDTNRMQRGVLVRHLVLPGRRKESMKILDWLWQNFSDTIYISLMNQYTPMGDLSKVPELNRRLTTFEYESVVDHARSLGIENCYIQQGGTVSASFVPKFDGRGVEKY is encoded by the coding sequence ATGATGGCAGCGGAACGCGAAAGGGAAGGCGCCGCCGACACGCAAAAAAGCCGTGCAGCAAAGAGCCGCACGGCAAAAATCATAGAGAAAACTCTCGCAGCGCTCGCCGCCTGCCACCTCTGTCCGCGCGGCTGCGGCGCGAACCGCCTGCACGATGCGCACGGCTTCTGCGGCGCTGGCCGATACGCGCGCGTCGGCCTCGTATCGCTTCATGCGTGGGAAGAGCCTTGCCTGGCTGGCGAAAAGGGCGCAGGAACGGTATTTTTCTCGGGCTGCAACATGCGCTGCGCCTTCTGCCAAAACTACGAGATCAGCCGCGAAAATTTCGGCATCACCGTCACGGAGGACCGCCTTGCCGACATCTTCCTAGAGCAGGAAGAGCGCGGCGCGACAACGCTCGACCTCGTGACGCCGACACACTTCGCACCCCAGATCGCCGCCGCGCTTCACCTCGCCAAGGCGCAGGGGCTTTCCATACCCGTCGTTTACAACTCCTCCGCTTATGAGACCGTTGATACCATTAAAAGCCTGGCGGGACTCGTCGACATCTTCCTGCCCGACCTCAAATACATGGCGGAAGAGGCGGCTCTTCGCTACAGCACAGCCCCCGACTACTTCAAGACGGCGAGCGCCGCCATACGATGTATGCGCGAGATCGCGGGCCGTCCCATCTTCGATGATACCAATCGTATGCAGCGCGGCGTCCTCGTGCGCCACCTCGTTCTGCCGGGACGGCGCAAGGAAAGCATGAAGATCCTCGACTGGCTCTGGCAGAACTTCTCCGATACCATTTACATCAGCCTCATGAACCAATACACGCCCATGGGCGACCTCTCAAAAGTCCCCGAACTCAACCGCCGTCTCACGACCTTCGAATACGAGAGCGTCGTCGACCACGCACGCAGTCTCGGCATCGAAAACTGCTACATCCAGCAAGGCGGCACCGTCTCCGCCTCCTTCGTGCCAAAATTCGACGGACGAGGGGTGGAAAAATACTGA
- a CDS encoding helix-turn-helix domain-containing protein has protein sequence MEPMMSDAASEIFEGLQEALLDAQGSIVEGLKKSVVYRIEPQAVRKRLAMSQQEFSRAFGIPLATLQNWEQGRRQLDATAVSYLRTIARFPKEAMAAQM, from the coding sequence ATGGAGCCGATGATGTCAGACGCGGCAAGTGAAATTTTTGAAGGCTTGCAGGAGGCGCTGCTGGATGCGCAAGGCAGTATCGTGGAAGGCTTGAAAAAAAGCGTCGTATATCGCATAGAACCTCAGGCGGTGAGAAAGCGTCTGGCGATGTCACAACAAGAGTTCTCGCGAGCCTTCGGGATTCCTTTGGCAACCTTGCAGAATTGGGAGCAGGGACGCAGGCAGCTCGATGCTACGGCGGTGTCGTATTTGAGAACGATTGCGCGATTTCCAAAAGAAGCCATGGCGGCTCAGATGTGA
- a CDS encoding type II toxin-antitoxin system RelE/ParE family toxin — MKNEVIPQVLVETMPYQRAVEKIWDIETQMEFKIYIGLNPYSGNLIPGTGGIRKIRWQGSGRGKRGGARVIYYIYNESQPIYLLYAYPKNVQVDLTEDEKRVFRDIVEEMKAIFHRKEEQHGADDVRRGK; from the coding sequence ATGAAGAATGAAGTGATTCCTCAAGTGCTCGTTGAAACGATGCCATATCAACGAGCAGTTGAAAAAATATGGGATATAGAAACTCAGATGGAGTTCAAGATATATATCGGACTGAATCCATACAGTGGTAATCTGATTCCCGGAACGGGCGGCATACGGAAGATTCGCTGGCAGGGCTCTGGAAGAGGAAAACGCGGTGGTGCCCGTGTGATCTACTATATCTATAATGAGAGTCAGCCGATTTATCTGTTGTATGCCTATCCGAAAAATGTCCAGGTTGATTTAACCGAAGACGAGAAAAGAGTATTTCGGGATATTGTAGAAGAGATGAAAGCGATTTTTCACAGGAAGGAGGAGCAGCATGGAGCCGATGATGTCAGACGCGGCAAGTGA
- a CDS encoding 8-amino-7-oxononanoate synthase → MKRIFLAVVFALFAQVLWMPQTFAQDIWATSYDGKDIYIVTETLEKERIPTGNATSYRGMVKFVHGDALQNTAQYLYKASEDGVFLSIDGGAFFRLGGDFDGVPERYAHYMAVYDTMWKTLRNNRN, encoded by the coding sequence ATGAAACGGATTTTTCTGGCCGTCGTTTTTGCCTTGTTCGCTCAAGTTTTATGGATGCCGCAGACCTTTGCCCAAGATATTTGGGCAACCTCCTATGATGGCAAGGACATCTACATCGTGACGGAAACCCTGGAGAAAGAGCGGATTCCGACAGGCAATGCCACCAGCTATCGCGGGATGGTGAAGTTCGTGCACGGCGATGCGCTGCAGAACACGGCGCAATACTTGTACAAAGCGAGCGAAGACGGTGTGTTTCTGTCGATCGACGGCGGCGCCTTTTTCCGACTCGGCGGAGATTTTGACGGCGTTCCAGAGAGATATGCACACTACATGGCGGTCTATGATACCATGTGGAAGACGCTGAGGAACAACAGAAACTGA